The sequence CCGACTTCAATAACGGTTGTAGCCACCATGATTTGAGTTTCTTGCCTGATAAAACGTTGCATTTCATATTCCTTATCCGCGGATTTCATTTTGCCATGAACGATACTGATGGCGTATTCCGGTAGTGGGAATGATCGTTGAATGCTTTCATAGCCATCCATAAGATCTTTCAGGTCGAGTTTTTCGGATTCCTTGATCAGAGGGTAAACGATATATATTTGACGGCCCTGGCGGATTTGTTCCCTCATGAAGCCAAAAAGTTTCAATCGGGCTGAATCATAATAATGAAATGTCTTAACAGGCTTTCTTCCGGGTGGTAACTCATCTATCACGCTGATATCCAGATCTCCGTAAAGAGTCATAGCGAGGGTTCTGGGGATGGGGGTTGCGGTCATTACAAGGATATGGGGAGCTATATCGCTTTTCGTCCAAAGCCTGGCCCTTTGTTCAACTCCGAACCGGTGTTGTTCATCAATAATAACCAGCCCAAGATTCTTAAATTGAACCTTTTCTTCGATCAAAGCATGGGTTCCGATCAGGAGGTTTAACATGCCGTTTTCAAGTTGTTCATGAATGGTTAAACGGCGGGAAGTTTTAACGGAGCCTGTTAAAAGATTGATTTGTACGTCTATATCTTCCAACATTCTGGAGATAGATATGAAATGCTGATTGGCGAGTATTTCTGTAGGAGCCATGAGACAGACCTGGAATCCATTATCCATGGCAATCAGAGCCGACATAAGGGCAACGATAGTTTTTCCACTTCCCACATCACCTTGTAGCAACCGATTCATCTGAATCCCGGAGCCAAGATCAGCACGGATTTCCTTAATCACTTTTTTCTGGGCGGATGTCAATTCAAACGGAAGTTTCTCAGAATAAAAGCGGTTCAATAATTGCCCCACTTGTGCAAAGACAAATCCTTTGGATTGTTTTTTTCTGTTGACCTTATAAACAAGGAGGCGTAGTTGTATGAAAAATAATTCTTCAAACTTAAGTCTGGCTTCGGCTTTGGAAAGAATCTGTTGATTTTCAGGAAAGTGTATGCTAAATAATGCCGATTCTCTATCGGGGAGAGAAAGATGTTTAAGGATGTGTTCGTTCAGGTTTTCCGGAATTTGTCCTTTAACTTTAATAAGGAGGGTTCTAAGAAGTTTACTAATACTTTTACTGGAGAGTCCTTTTGATTTCAGAATTTCGGTAGTGCTGTAATATCCTTCCAGGGTATTACCGATGGGGTCTTTATCGGATGTTGCAGGGTCTATATCGGGATGTGGGATATTATATCGGTTATTATAGATTGCGGGTTTTCCAAACACGACATATTCCGTTTCGGGATTGAATTTATCTTTAAACCAACGAATTCCTTTGAACCAAACGAGTTCGATTGATCCGGTATCATCTGTAAATAAAGCAGTGAGTCGTTTGGCACGTTGTCCGCCAACAACCTGCATCTGGGAAATTTTTCCCTTCAGTTGGATAAAGCTAAGGTCTGAGTTTATCTCATTGACCTTAAAGAATTTGCTTTTATCGACATAGCGGAAGGGGTAATAAAGCAGAAGGTCGCGAAAAGTATAGATATTAAGTTCTTTGCGGAGGAGTTGACCTCTTGCCGGGCCAACACCTTTCAGGTATTCTATAGGCGTATCCAGTATATGAGGAATCATTCTGGGAAGTTCTAAACCATAAAAGTTTTGCGAAAACCAAATTACTTAAAATTTATCAAATAAAAAACTCCTCCCTGATGGGGGAGGAGTTTTCCATATAATATAAAGATATTAGAATTCCCATAGTTCATGTTCGAAACGCATCAGGTCGTTTTTAACTCTTTCAGCTTCATAAAGAGCTTCGAGTCCGGATGCATATTCGGAGATCCTTCGGTCGTACACATTGGATTCTTTGTAGATAAGGCTGCCGAACATTCTTTTCCAGAACACATCGTCATAGCTAAGTCGCATGGCATCATTGTGCCGGTTATAAACCAGTGATTTAGCGAATACGGGTCTGGCTTCGGGGAAATATACCCAGAACAGTGGTTCAGGGAATTCTTCGCCATTGATTTCCTTCATCATAACCGGGCAGAGGCCAATAATACGCACCAT comes from Bacteroidota bacterium and encodes:
- the recG gene encoding ATP-dependent DNA helicase RecG, with amino-acid sequence MIPHILDTPIEYLKGVGPARGQLLRKELNIYTFRDLLLYYPFRYVDKSKFFKVNEINSDLSFIQLKGKISQMQVVGGQRAKRLTALFTDDTGSIELVWFKGIRWFKDKFNPETEYVVFGKPAIYNNRYNIPHPDIDPATSDKDPIGNTLEGYYSTTEILKSKGLSSKSISKLLRTLLIKVKGQIPENLNEHILKHLSLPDRESALFSIHFPENQQILSKAEARLKFEELFFIQLRLLVYKVNRKKQSKGFVFAQVGQLLNRFYSEKLPFELTSAQKKVIKEIRADLGSGIQMNRLLQGDVGSGKTIVALMSALIAMDNGFQVCLMAPTEILANQHFISISRMLEDIDVQINLLTGSVKTSRRLTIHEQLENGMLNLLIGTHALIEEKVQFKNLGLVIIDEQHRFGVEQRARLWTKSDIAPHILVMTATPIPRTLAMTLYGDLDISVIDELPPGRKPVKTFHYYDSARLKLFGFMREQIRQGRQIYIVYPLIKESEKLDLKDLMDGYESIQRSFPLPEYAISIVHGKMKSADKEYEMQRFIRQETQIMVATTVIEVGVDIPNASVMIIESAERFGLSQLHQLRGRVGRGADQSYCILMTHENLSHEARKRIQTMVRTNDGFEIAEADLRLRGPGDLQGTRQSGMLDLKIANIVKDEKILKYARSTAIDILDKDPDLSGKENKPVAEYLSLLNKSAPMWERIS